The following nucleotide sequence is from Anaerolineales bacterium.
GAAGGAGGCTATGCCCTAGGCCGTGCCGGGCCAGGAAGACGATCTGGAGATCGGCCAGATCGCCAATGACCAGGGGCGAGCTGGGGGGGCCGAAGGGGGTGTTCAGCTCGAGGCGATCGAGGATCGTGATCCCTTCCATCTCATAGATGCCGGTTCCCCCAATGACACCGAAAGCCGGATGGTCGCCGATTGTCACGCCTTCCTCCCCTCTGGGATGCAGCCCACTGGAGGTGCTCATTCAGCATGAGCTGATCGCGGCTCGGCCACAGACGAGGCCGGAGGCTATGGAACTCCCTCGACCCCCTGGACACCAGCCTGCAGGTGGACGCGCACCGCACCGAACTGTACCCGGTCGCCGTACGTGATCGCCAGCGGGTCTTCCAGTTCCAAGCCGTTGACTGTAGTGCCATTGCGAGAGCCCAGATCCTCGAGCAGCCAGTTTCCTGAGCCAAAGGACAACCTGGCGTGGTACGAGGAGACCGAAGGATGCTCAAGGATGATCGTGTTGTCGCGGGCCCGACCGATGGTGTTCAACCCCGTCAGGGTGAAAGCCGGCTGTCCCTCGAAGGGTTCATCCGCCACCAGGCTGGCCTGCGGCACTTCCGGGACGGGGGAAATTTGGCGCCGCAGCCCGCGACGCAGCTCGACAAGGATCACGGTCAGGAAGGCGAAAAGCAG
It contains:
- a CDS encoding FHA domain-containing protein — its product is MSTAAAFLLIRLALFGLLFAFLTVILVELRRGLRRQISPVPEVPQASLVADEPFEGQPAFTLTGLNTIGRARDNTIILEHPSVSSYHARLSFGSGNWLLEDLGSRNGTTVNGLELEDPLAITYGDRVQFGAVRVHLQAGVQGVEGVP